The proteins below come from a single Ailuropoda melanoleuca isolate Jingjing chromosome 1, ASM200744v2, whole genome shotgun sequence genomic window:
- the FKBP14 gene encoding peptidyl-prolyl cis-trans isomerase FKBP14: MRLFLWNAVLTLLVTSLSGALIPEPEVKIEVLQKPFICHRKTKGGDLMLVHYEGYLEKDGSLFHSTHKHNNGQPIWFTLGILEALKGWDQGLKGMCVGEKRKLIIPPALGYGKEGKGKIPPESTLIFNIDLLEIRNGPRSHESFQEMDLNDDWKLSKAEVKVYLKKEFEKHGAVVNESHHDVLVEDIFDKEDEDKDGFISAREFTYKHDEL, encoded by the exons ATGAGGCTTTTCTTGTGGAACGCGGTGCTGACGCTGTTGGTCACTTCTTTGAGTGGGGCTCTGATCCCTGAACCAGAAGTGAAAATTGAGGTGCTCCAGAAGCCTTTCATCTGCCATCGCAAGACCAAAGGGGGGGATTTGATGTTGGTCCACTATGAAGGTTACTTAGAAAAGGATGGCTCCTTGTTTCACTCTAC TCACAAACATAACAATGGTCAGCCGATTTGGTTTACCTTGGGCATCCTGGAGGCTCTCAAAGGTTGGGACCAAGGCTTGAAGGGAATGTGtgtaggagagaagagaaagctcaTCATTCCTCCTGCCCTGGGttatggaaaagaaggaaaag GTAAAATTCCCCCAGAGAGTACGCTGATATTTAACATTGATCTTTTGGAAATTCGAAATGGACCAAGATCCCATGAGTCATTCCAAGAAATGGATCTTAATGATGACTGGAAACTCTCTAAAGCTGAG GTTAAAGTGTATTTAAAGAAGGAGTTTGAAAAGCACGGAGCAGTGGTGAATGAAAGTCATCATGATGTTTTGGTGGAGGATATTTTCGATAAAGAAGATGAAGACAAAGATGGATTTATATCTGCCAGAGAATTTACATATAAACATGATGAGTTATAG